From Anaerohalosphaera lusitana, one genomic window encodes:
- a CDS encoding IS3 family transposase (programmed frameshift) → MKRKNHSPEQIVKMLRQADAVIGSGGTVQQACRELGISEATYYNWRKQYGRMKLDQVKQLKALQKENAQLKKLVADQALDNAILKEALFGKLLSPARRRKAARHVQKSLAVSERRACKVIGQPRASQRYKPQQQPTNTALTSKIIELAKEHQSYGYRFITAKLRQHGWRVNHKRVQRIWRKEALQVPHRRKGRKTKGNSDNSCSVQKADYKDHVWTYDFVSDQSEDGRSLKFLTVLDEFTRESLTIEVGRSIKSGDVVETLEYLFAVRGVPGFIRSDNGPEFVASAIKKKLGKKNVETLYIEKGQPWENGFIESFNGKFRDEVLNRELFYSVKEAKVIVEQWRMEYNNHRPHSGLDYATPAEFAATCIASASPTAQLQQYTTDEKDNSLTVAGT, encoded by the exons ATGAAACGCAAGAATCACAGTCCCGAACAGATTGTCAAGATGCTCCGCCAGGCGGATGCTGTAATCGGCTCCGGCGGTACGGTCCAGCAGGCCTGCCGTGAGCTGGGCATCAGCGAGGCGACCTACTACAACTGGCGCAAGCAATACGGCCGCATGAAGCTCGACCAGGTCAAGCAGCTCAAGGCCCTGCAAAAAGAGAACGCCCAGCTCAAAAAGCTCGTTGCCGACCAGGCACTGGACAACGCCATACTCAAAGAGGCGCTTT TCGGGAAATTACTGAGCCCGGCCCGGAGACGCAAAGCGGCCAGGCATGTTCAAAAGAGTCTGGCCGTATCCGAGCGTCGGGCATGCAAGGTGATAGGTCAGCCGCGAGCCAGCCAGCGGTATAAACCTCAGCAGCAGCCAACGAACACGGCACTGACCAGCAAGATAATCGAGCTGGCAAAGGAACACCAAAGCTACGGCTACAGGTTTATAACGGCCAAGCTTCGTCAGCATGGCTGGCGTGTAAATCATAAACGAGTTCAACGAATATGGCGAAAGGAAGCATTACAGGTGCCTCACAGACGCAAAGGACGAAAAACGAAAGGCAACAGCGACAACAGCTGCAGCGTGCAAAAAGCCGACTACAAGGACCATGTCTGGACGTATGATTTCGTCAGCGACCAGAGCGAGGACGGTCGCAGTCTGAAGTTTCTCACGGTGCTCGATGAGTTCACGCGTGAGTCGCTTACGATAGAAGTAGGCAGGTCGATCAAGTCGGGCGATGTGGTTGAAACGCTGGAATACCTGTTTGCGGTCCGAGGCGTGCCTGGGTTTATACGTAGCGACAACGGGCCGGAATTTGTGGCTAGTGCGATCAAGAAGAAGCTCGGCAAAAAGAACGTCGAAACGCTTTATATCGAGAAGGGTCAGCCGTGGGAAAATGGCTTCATCGAATCGTTCAACGGCAAGTTCAGAGATGAGGTGCTCAATCGTGAGCTGTTTTATTCGGTTAAGGAAGCGAAAGTGATTGTCGAACAGTGGCGGATGGAATATAATAACCATCGGCCGCACAGCGGGCTGGACTACGCGACCCCGGCCGAGTTCGCCGCCACGTGCATTGCTTCCGCTTCGCCTACGGCTCAGCTACAGCAATACACGACAGATGAGAAGGACAACTCTCTAACAGTAGCTGGTACATAA
- a CDS encoding sigma-70 family RNA polymerase sigma factor, with the protein MDQQGQDNSVRDEKGREFVSLLTAQQARIYSYILSMVPRLNDADDILQETTGLMWEKFDSFEHGTDFLAWGKKFAYYLVLDYYRKKKKRNEFYYDHQLIAKLDRNFQRVSDSSKDYQTYLKGCVKKLKGQDRKLLQLRYFENHTAKNLASRFGCSVQYVYRNISRIHQLLLACIQKQVAGKEQL; encoded by the coding sequence ATGGATCAGCAAGGGCAGGACAATTCGGTTCGAGACGAAAAGGGTCGCGAGTTTGTTTCGCTCCTTACAGCGCAGCAGGCTCGTATCTATAGTTACATACTGTCTATGGTTCCCCGTCTAAATGATGCGGACGATATTCTGCAGGAGACCACAGGTCTAATGTGGGAAAAGTTCGATAGTTTTGAGCACGGAACCGATTTTCTGGCTTGGGGCAAGAAGTTTGCCTACTATCTTGTTCTTGACTATTACCGCAAGAAAAAGAAACGAAATGAGTTCTATTACGACCATCAGCTTATTGCAAAACTGGACCGTAATTTTCAGCGAGTTTCGGACTCGTCTAAGGACTATCAGACATATCTGAAGGGGTGTGTCAAAAAGCTCAAAGGGCAGGACCGTAAATTGCTTCAGTTGCGTTACTTTGAAAATCACACTGCAAAAAACCTCGCAAGTCGTTTCGGCTGTTCCGTCCAGTACGTATACCGCAACATCTCTAGAATTCACCAACTGCTTCTTGCTTGCATTCAAAAACAAGTAGCAGGGAAGGAACAATTATAA
- a CDS encoding NPCBM/NEW2 domain-containing protein encodes MALSAKQKKEIMDLLILSLDDKACRAELESLRNFLEESDEARDYYIQAVSVVENIRKMEWKPEKPQELPKCDDTLSHEVWQALAEQEKIAPTVEIPSETPDPHLIENVVYPPAEKKSLSKLSIATLAFSVAALLFFAILVRLPVNRQLEVATLKDSINARWGASETIPQKGDRLMTGSRHSLLGDGFVSLQFDSNAAVTIEGPAEFEIISDDRIKLHYGQLYSIVPQEAIGFSVATPNSMIIDLGTQFGVGVDFRGNTALHVNKGKTMLISGENQSKKSQEVPAGLARKVSTGSMEVSEIPCESTSFVRQIDSTTNMIWRGESEIDLTDMFCGGNGLGTSTTDKSINPVTGELVDFIHEDRKGSGEYILIPERRYVDGVFVPDGNQGSVVVSSEDHVFTECPPTNNIYYFDIHKGLEVDRLSFEGVQPDMRPSDNSPQSIMLHANLGITFDLRAIRNDYPLLNIDGFKTWTGISENADRQGNADVWVLVDGEIRYSKKQINEKGRPYQVQVELKPSDRFLTLIATDGGDKDLPVVEQRATDSDWCLFVEPKLITSVDD; translated from the coding sequence ATGGCCCTGAGTGCAAAACAAAAAAAAGAAATCATGGATCTGCTGATCCTCTCGCTGGACGACAAGGCGTGCAGAGCAGAATTGGAGTCGCTCAGGAATTTCCTCGAAGAGTCTGATGAGGCCAGGGATTACTATATTCAGGCTGTCAGTGTAGTTGAGAACATTCGCAAGATGGAGTGGAAGCCTGAGAAGCCCCAAGAATTGCCCAAATGCGATGATACGCTGAGCCATGAGGTATGGCAGGCTCTTGCGGAACAGGAAAAGATCGCTCCAACCGTTGAAATTCCAAGTGAAACGCCTGATCCGCATCTGATCGAAAATGTGGTTTATCCTCCGGCTGAAAAGAAGTCGTTGAGCAAGCTTTCCATTGCTACACTGGCATTTTCAGTAGCGGCGCTTTTGTTTTTTGCTATTCTCGTCAGACTGCCGGTGAATCGTCAGCTTGAAGTTGCTACGCTGAAGGACAGCATAAACGCACGTTGGGGTGCCAGTGAAACGATTCCCCAAAAGGGTGACCGGCTGATGACAGGGTCAAGGCATTCTCTGCTGGGCGACGGATTTGTTTCACTGCAATTCGACAGCAATGCAGCAGTTACAATCGAGGGACCGGCAGAATTTGAAATTATTTCAGATGATCGTATCAAACTACATTATGGTCAACTGTATTCAATAGTGCCGCAGGAAGCGATCGGTTTTTCCGTGGCAACTCCAAATTCAATGATCATTGACCTTGGTACTCAGTTCGGTGTCGGCGTTGACTTTAGGGGCAACACGGCCTTGCACGTTAACAAGGGCAAGACGATGCTGATAAGCGGGGAGAATCAGAGCAAGAAAAGTCAGGAAGTACCTGCTGGCCTGGCACGCAAAGTGTCGACCGGTTCTATGGAGGTGTCGGAAATTCCATGTGAATCAACATCGTTTGTTCGTCAGATAGATTCAACCACAAATATGATTTGGCGAGGTGAGTCGGAGATCGATCTGACTGACATGTTCTGCGGGGGAAATGGGCTTGGCACCAGCACTACGGACAAGAGTATAAATCCTGTAACCGGGGAACTGGTAGATTTTATTCATGAGGATCGTAAAGGCAGCGGCGAATATATTTTGATACCAGAGAGGCGTTATGTTGATGGTGTATTCGTGCCCGACGGCAACCAAGGATCAGTGGTTGTCTCCTCGGAGGACCATGTTTTCACAGAATGTCCGCCGACGAACAATATTTATTATTTCGATATTCATAAGGGTCTGGAGGTGGATCGTCTGTCCTTTGAAGGAGTTCAGCCGGACATGCGGCCCTCCGACAACAGTCCACAGAGTATTATGCTGCATGCTAATCTTGGGATCACTTTTGACCTTAGGGCCATCCGCAATGATTATCCGCTGTTGAACATCGACGGTTTCAAGACGTGGACCGGGATATCAGAAAACGCTGACCGTCAGGGTAATGCAGATGTCTGGGTGTTGGTGGATGGTGAAATTCGATACAGCAAGAAACAGATCAACGAAAAAGGACGGCCTTATCAGGTCCAGGTGGAATTGAAGCCATCCGACCGTTTCCTGACCCTGATCGCAACCGATGGAGGTGACAAAGACCTGCCGGTTGTTGAACAGCGAGCAACTGATTCGGATTGGTGTCTTTTCGTTGAACCAAAACTTATAACGTCGGTGGATGATTAA